CCATGGAGGTTATTTCGACAAGCAATTGGATGGCACGAAGAAGTACAAGGTACCCAGGTTCAACAAAACAAGGGGGAAGATTTATTTGGATGGGTTGGATCCAGAGAAAATTTCATGGGTGGAGATGAACAACATCACATATACATTAGGGTACAGGGAGAAGCCAATATCCTATCACTTCAAAGTTCCAAAAACCCTGCAAATATGGGGTTTATTCAGATAAAAAGTGATGGTGGTGCTATAGAGATGGTGAATGCAATACCAAAGAAGAAGAGGCAGATTTCTGTGTACATCACAGGTGGAGGGAAAAGGAAGTATCATGAAGCTCTAACTGATTTTGATAGGCCTGATGACCCGGATTGGGAGAATCCTTTGAATAGCCAAACTGCTAGAGATAAGGAGAGAGCTGCTTTTGAAGCTAATTTGATGGCAAGTCAGTTATATAGCAGTAAGGAGGGAATGCCTCCAAGATTTGAAAATTTTGATGTGGTTGTAGATGCTGTGCCACTACAGGAAATTTTAGGGCCAGCAATTGACTTGGATGATGTTGTAGACTTAGATGGGGATGGGGATGATGTAAATGGGGATGGTGAGGAGGTATATGGGGTTGATGAGGAATTAAATGGGCCTGTTAAGGATGTAAATAGGGTTGGTGAGGAAGTAAATGGGCCTGGACCAAGTCAAGGAACCTTTCTAGGTTTGTCTGATCTTATGAGTGATTTGCACATGGGTGAAGAAACAACATTTAAGCAGTTTAGTGAAAAAGTAGCTGAGAAAAGAGGAAGAAGGGTGAAACATTGTGTCAGAAGACCTTGGCCTCCTAGTTTTAAAGATGACCTGGCAAGGCAACTTGAAGAGATAAGACTGAAAGAGAGAGATGAAGCTGATAGGAGAGAAATAGAAGAGTTGGATGAATTAGCTAGAGTAGAGACTGAGTTGAGAGAAAGCCAAGCTGAAAATGGACTTAACAGAGAAGAAATTAAGACAAGTGCAAGAGAAGTAGAAGAGAAGAAGAAATAAGAAGAGAGAGAGAGAAAGCAGTTAGAGAAGAGGCTGAAAAGAGAGAGAGAGAGAAGCTGACCGAAAAGAGGGCATCTGAGGCATTTAAAGTGAGACAGCAGTTAGCTGATGAGTTAGAGGAGAGGTTGAAGGAGAAAAAAAGGGGAAGCAGCATGTTGTTGGAAAAAAAATCTAAGAAGAGTGAATATGGGAGGAACTCTGAAGCTGCAAGGTACAACACAAGGAATAAGGGAAAAAAGCACTTTCAACCTGGAGAGGAAGAAGACACTGATGATTCAGAGCTAAGTGATTGGTATACCGATTCAGACTATGAATTGGAGCATGATGTGTTTGATGATGCAGAGTTTGATGAAAATGTCAATGGGGACCCAGATGTTGTTCCAGAATTTGAAGAAATGGGATATGAAGGTTATTGTTCAGATGAGGTTTGTAATTCAGATGGGTTGGAGAGCTTAGCTAGCAGTGAGACTGAAGAAGATGAGGAAGGGAACCCAATCAAGATGCCTACAAGGTTGGGTAAGATCTACAAGGTTGGGTAAGATGAAACTCTACCCTTATATTAGATATGTGGAGATTAAAAATCCAAGTTTTAGGCTAGGGCTTTTATTTCCTAATGTTGAGCAACTAAGAGAAGCTGTTAGGGAGTGTGTAATTAGGAATCAAATAGGCATGTGGTTTGAGAAAAATACCAAGAAGAAGATGCAGGTTAAATGTCAATGGGGCTGCCCTTTTTACATGTATGCAAGCAATGTCAAGAGGTTTGGTCCAGATAACATGGTTGTGAAGACATTGAATCCCCAACACATTTGCTCTCCTATTGTAACCAGTCATTTCTTGACTTATAGAAGGGTAGCTAAGGAGGTAAAGGAGAGATTGTTGGTGGATGAGGACTGGTGGTCTAGGAAGGGGATACACAAGCATATAAAGGACACCTATAACATGGATGTTCCCATGCAGACCATCACAAGGGGTAAGAGGGCAGCAATGAAGATGATTGAAGGTCCTTATATAGAGCAATACAATAAGTTGGCTGCATACAGAAAAGAGCTTTTGAGAAGCAATCCTAGATCCACTGTGGAGATTATGACAGAGATGGATGGACTAGTGAGAAGATTCAAAATGATGTACATATTCTTCCAAGCTTGCAAAGAGGGGTGGATGAAGGGATGCAGGCCTCTTATAGGGCTAGATGGATGTCACATCAAAGCGCACCATCCTGGACAGCTTTTGACAGCAATTGGTGTAGATGCAAACAATGGAATCTTTCCGATTGCATATGCTATGGTTGAAAGAGAGAGTGAGGAAACCTGGACATGGTTCCTTGAATATTTACAGCAAGATGTAAAGATTGAGAGAGATAGCAGCTATGTGTTTATGACAGACAAACAAAAAGGATTGGATAATGCACTCAAAGGTTACTATTTTGTTCTCAAAATTTTTGTCTAACCAACATGCCATTTGTTATTGCACAGTTTTATTTCCCAATTCAGAGCATCGACACTGTGTGAGGCATCTCTACAACAATTTCAAGCAAAAGCACCCGAAAGAGGTCTTAAAACAGTTGCTGTGGAATGCAGCTAGGAGCACCACTTTCCTTAGTTCAACAAGCACATGAATGAAATGAAGATGGTAAAAGAGAAAGCAGTTGACTGGTTTGATGACAAGGATCCAAGCCATTGGAGCAGAGCATTTTTCAAAGAGGAAACCAAGTGTGATATACTTCTGAACAATTTGTGTGAGTCTTTTAACTCCTCCATTTTATCTGCTAGGGATAAGCCTATTTTGGCTATGTTAGAGAGGATTAGGATGGATATGATGGTTAGGAAAGCAAATAGAAGGGTAGCTTGTGAGAAGTGGAAGGATGTGGTTGGTCCAAGGATTAAGAAGATGTTGGATAAGGTTGGACAAAGAGCAACACAGTATAGAGCACATAGAGGTGGTGAGTTTGTATTCCAAGTCACTGGTTTTGGTGAGAATGGCAGCCTACATGCAGTGGATTTGGGTCTCCATACATGCACTTGCAAGAGGTGGCAGCTTAGTGGCATACCTTGTGTACATGCCATTTGCTGCATAAGATTCAAGAAACAAGAGGCTGCCTTGTATTGTCATGATTACCTCATGTGTACCACCTATATGCTTGCCTATACCCCAGTTATAAATCTCATTGCCGGGGAGGATGATTGGGAAGCAGTTGACTACCCAATTGCACCTCCTTTATTTAACAAGCTGCTTGGAAGGCCCAAGAAAAAGAGGATCCCATCACAAGGAGAAAATGGTAACCCAGCACCACCAGCTCAACTGAGGGGAAGTTGCCTAAAACTGGTGTTACCATGACTTGCAAACTTAATTTGTGGCCAACAAGGACACAACAGGGCTGGATGTCCTATAACAAAAGCCAAGAAAGCAGCTGAAGCAGTAAGTGTCTAGTAAAGTCTTAACTTGTTTATGAATTTAATATGAAATTTATTTGTTTATGAATATGTATGTATAATTCTTAACTTGTTTTTTCTTTTTTCTTTTTGTTCAAACAGGGAGAAGGAACATCTGCTGGTGGAGCAAGCACTAAGAAACGAGTGAGAGCAAATGTATGTATCTGGTGGTGATTGTTGATTGTTCTTCTTGTTGTGAAGTCAACTATTGCTGAAATGCTTTGTTAATTGTTGAAAATAATGTTGTTGTTGGATTGTGTTGGAAATGTCTTGTTGAAGTGTGAAGACAAAATTGGTTGTTGAGTTGTGTTGGAAATGTCTTGTTTGTGTTCCACAGGTCCAAAGGTCACCAGCCCCACCCAAGGAATCAAGACCTATCAAGGACCAGGTCATAAAGTCTAAAAAGGGATAGAAGAAAATGAAGTTGGCACTGAAGGCTAGTTCAGTTGGAAATGGTAGTGGATCAGCTTCAACACAGCCTCTTACTCAAAGCAGCCAAAATCATGTAGCAAGGGGTGATACAAAGTGAACATGCTTGCTTTTAAGTGCTTTTAAATTAGATTGTGTCATAATTTGTATTTCATCATGGTTTTGAATCAATTTTTTGCAAACAATGTGGTTCCTTGAGTTTTTGGAAACCAATTAAGCTTGAATTATGATGCATAGTATGTTTCTCATGTTGATTTTGGTTTTAATTCAATGATATTGGCAACCCTTTTTAGTTTTATGTCTGAATTTTTATGTTACATTTCCAGCTATTGCATAATATTTCTTATCAGCAGATAAAAACAGCAACAGTGCCTAAACTCTGCTAAATTGATCAATGTGGTACCCAGAAAAATTCAAATTTATAGCTTTTTGGAGGGAAAACGGTTATGGAGAGAGTTAGAAGGTTATTTTTGTCATTGCACCTTTTTTTGGTGGGGCCCACGCCGGCCACGTCAGCAAACTAACGACACAGTTACAGAAATTGACCTCCGGCCTTTCCTTGGTAGCGAAATATGAGTTTGGGTACCACATTAATAGTTCTTAAAGTATGGGTACCACTTTGACCGTGCTACAAAAGTTTGGGTACCGGCGATGCATTTTTCTCTTTTATTTAAGTTGCAATTATTGCAGCTGAACTTTGTAATCTTCGATTTTATTCTGGTTCAATAAACTAATTACTATCCGAGTAAAAATAAAAATAAAAATATCAAGGGTATAATTCATCTGAAACTACTAAATTATTTTAAAGAAAGTTATGCCCTATATATTTGCATACTATGCAGATGGGTTTGTGTGAGTGTGTGTGAATTAAACATATCACACAATATAATTATATCATGTAATTCTATTGGAAAACAACACTTAGGCGACATAAGGATTTCGTAGCCTAAGTAAGAAAATTCGTCTCCTAAGACCTTAGGCGACGGAATTTCGGTCGACTAAGATCCGTCGACTAGGTAGCGTGAGGTAGGTGATTAGGCGACGGAATCAGATGTTTCGTCACCTAAGAAGTACTGAAGCGACTGAATATATTTCGTCTCCTAAGTTCTTAGGAGAGGAAGTTAATATATTTAAATAACAATTAATTTAATTAATTAAATTTCATTTCAATTATTTAATATATATTTTAATAATTAGTTTCAATTCTTTAATTTTTCTTTTTATTTCTTTTCCATTCAATTTCTTTTCTTATTAGTCTGAATTCTAAAACCCACCAGGCCACCACCTATACCACCACCGGCCAAAATCCCACCACCCAAACGTGATGTCACCACCCACAACCACCGTCACCACCCAGTTTCCACCATCAGATAAACCCCAAATCTAAGCAGTTCCGCCCAAACCATGATGTCACTATCCAACACCATCGTCTAAAAAAACAGCTCAATCCATCCAACACCATCGCCGGAAACCTGGGTTCGGTTCATCACCCAAGCAGCAACAGTATCTTAATCCACCACCTAGCTTGTCAAAATCCTTATCTGGTCATTGTGACGCCAGTAGGAAGGAGGAAGAGGGACGTATAAAGATAGGGAGCTGCTGGAAGTCTCGCCGGAGAACGACCACAAGAAACCGAGAAAAATGGCAAAAAAGGGGGATTTTCACATTAGGGCTCCAATCCAAAGATTAAAGACATGGAATTGAAGAAGAAGAGAAGAGGAAAGAAACCCCTACTCACCGAAGTTGCTGTCGCTGCCCAAGCTTGCTTGAAATCGACGAACTCCGCCGTGCTACCTCGACTTCGATCTCCTTCGGGATGGGATACATGTCAACCTGGTGGGTATGAGGAGGTAGAGGAGGGAAAAGCGGACGTTTTGGTGGTGATCTTGTGGCGTGCAGCAGCTGGAACCGGCGACGTGACGCCGAAGATGACGGTGGCAGACGGAGAGAAAAAGAGTGAGGCATAGAGAAGAAGAGAGGGATGGTCTGAAGAGAGGGATGGTCTGAAGAGAGAGTGAGAGAATTAATTTTTCTGGGTGAAGGTGGAGTTTTTTTAGGAGAGTGAGGGTACAGTTTAAGTTAAAAAGAAAAGAAAATTTTTAAAATTTTTTGTTTGAGTTTCCTGAAATGTTTTGGCAGAAATGTTGCAGCTAAAAATTTCGATAGTTAGGTGATGAAAAGTTATACTTTCGTCGCGTAAGTGATTAATAATTTTACTTTTTAAAAAAAAATAATAATTCTGTCGCCTAAGTAAATTTTTCCATCGTCTAAGAATCTCTTAAATGACGGAATACATTTCCGTCACTTAAGTAATTAATTTTTTATTTTTTATTTTTTAAAAATAATTTCGTCGCCTAAGTGTGACTTAGTTGACGGAAACCTCATTTTGTCGCCTTAGTCCTTCTTAAGCCATGAATGTGTTTTCCGTCGTCTAAGTCCCACTTAGGCTACGAATTTAATATAATTTCGTCGCCTAGGTTATTTTTTCTAGTAGTATAATGACGGCCACAATAGACACTACTGGAAAAAAGTACTTAGGAGACGGAATTATTTCGTCTCCTAAGTGATAGATTCTGTCTCCTAAGCGTCTTCTAAGTACTTAGGAGACGGAATGTCCGTCGACTAAGTTCTGTCTGCTAAGTGTCGTGAGGTAGGTAATTAGGCGACTAAAACCTAGGTTCCGTCTGCTAAGTGGTTCTTAGACGACGGAATACTTTCATCTCTTAAGCACCTAGGTGACGGAGTTTATTTTATAATAAAAAAATATTTATCCACTTAGGAGACCGAATTGTTGAATTTTGTCGCTAAAGGTTGAAAAAAAAAAATTTAAAAATTAATAACACCACCGCAGGTATTTATCTACTCGCTCCGGCCGTCACCAATACCACCCCCACCATACCAATCTTCTCCAAATATGCTGCCACCACCGCCACCATACCAATTAATCTACCCCAAATATACAACCACCATACCAATCTGCCCCAAATATACCACCACCGTACCAAATAACCACCATGCCACCACCATCATACCGATCACATCCTAACCAAAATTAAAATTAAAATCAAAATCAAATTAAACCAAAACACAGAAATCTATCACCAAAGGTAAACCAGAAAAATTGAAGAGCTTACCTTGATTTCTTACCCCTTTGAAATTCCGAGGGATGGTGGTGGGTCGAGCTAGGTTCGGTGGTGGGTCGGCGGTAAGGCTTGGTGGAGAGAGAGAGAAAGCTGGCTGCGGCGGCGTCTGCGGCGGGGAAGAGATCGAGGTGGCGGAGATCAAACCCAGATATGAGGCTCGGTGCGTCGGTGGTCGAGGGCGGAGGGGAGAGGAGAGGGTGACGAGGGAGAGGCAGGAAGCTGAGAACAGGTAGATTGAAGTGGAGAAGAGGGAGAGACATGAGGCTGAGGGTGGGTTGTCGAAGCGGAGAAGATAGGAGATCGACCAGCATGCAGGAGAGTGATGGTGAGAGAGAGAGTTTTTTTGTCGAAGAAGATAAGTGAGAGAGGAGGCTGAGTGTGTGATTTAAAAGAATTGATATGTTTTGAAAAATTTTGGTTTGAATTTTCATGAAATTTTACGCGGAAACATGGGCGCTCAGATTTTTAGAACTTAGGTGACGAAATGTTTCATTTCCGTCGTCTAAGTGATTCATTAATTTTTTTTTTCCTTTTTTATATAAAACATTTCGTCTCCTAAGTAAACATTTCTGTCTCCTAAGTTCTACTTTGGCTACGGAATCTGGTTCCGTCTCTTAATTAAGTGATTCATATAAATTTTTTAATTTTTATTTTTTCAAAATGTCGTCATCTAAGTAAAAATATTCCGTCTCCTAAATAGTACTTAAGCGACGGAATGGAATTTTGTCTCCTAAGTAGGAAATTATGTCGCTTAAGTACCACTTAGGAGACGGAATTTTTTAATTCCGTCGCCTACCGTGTTATTTTCCATTAGTGAGATCATTTCTACCCTAGCCTCCATGCGATTCACTCTCATTTCCAACCTCTCCATTCCCCCCCCCCCCCCCAAGCCCTAGCTAGTCACCATGGCCTGGGCATTCAACCATGGCGTTCAACGCCGATACCAAGGCGCTCATCGCCGATTCTAGGGCGCTTGTCGTTAATTTCAGGGCGCTTATCATCAATTTCAAGGCACTTGTCATTGATACTAAACTGGTTTCCTCGGCCTCTATTCATACAGCGGCATTGGATGAAAGCTTTCTAGCCATCGGATCTGTCGAGACGGCTTTGTGTCCACCAGATTTGAAAAAGGCTACAAGATGGAGGCTTTCTGGCCACCCTTTTGTTGAAGCGACAACCAAAGATCTAATTTCTACAGGAGAAGGAACTTGGCGAGCTCTTGCCGGGTTGAATTTGATGTTGACGCGGGCGAGATCAAAAGTGTTGGTGGTGAAGCAGAGTTTTGGCACGAAACGATGCATCTTTCCTAGTGATCGAAGAGCGAAAAGCTGAATCAAGGAAGATGATGATCCCTTGGAAGCCGCCGAAATCCATGGTTGTGGCAAATATCTGCCAAATTCCCAGTCATGTCTGGGTTTGGGCTCAAGTCCTTGGGTCTAGATTTAGGCTCAAATTCAAGAAAGTTGGGCCTAACACTCCTCCAAGCCCTGACCCAAAGGGAAAAATCAAGGTTTAATAAGTGTTAGTGCATTGATAGTTTGACAGATTGTGCAAAATTAAATGATATAGGTAATTATTATGCAGATATCTACCACAGCTAAATTATACCACTAAATTGCAGATAACAAGTTATACTATGCAACAACCTAAAAAAGGAAAAGAATTGAAGAAAAATCTTCACCGCCTTAGTTTCTATGTAAACTAACCCCCTGCCATACAATTAATAGTGCAATAGTTTTTACAAGCCTTTTGTTTGAAGGGTGAGAGCTCTTACTCACTCCTCTTGCCGGCGGTATACCCTAGGGTTTCCCCGTTTGAATCTCTTGAACAACATCGTCCTCAATTATGGTTTTTGATCTATGAGCCTCTTGATCTCACGAATCTTTCCATGTCAATCCTCGATTGGGTTACTGCTCCTCGTCTTTTTGGAGACGAGATTACTTCCAAACAGTTGATACCCAAGTTGCTACCTCTTCTTTTCTCAGAGATGAGGGTTGCTAAAGGTGCTTCTCTCTAGCAGATCCGAACCAGATCTAGGATCTTGGTCCTTCCAGGAGGCATGATTTTGGGATCGGCTCACTCTCTTCATGGGGGCAATTCAATTTGTAGTTGTGGGCTTTTGGCGGAGATTGTTTATAGATCTACGGTCGATGGGTAGGGGGTCTCGCATAGGCTTCTTCCTCAAGTGGCTCCTAGGAGGCGGAAGACCTCTGTTAGCGAGGAAGCATTTCATGGTTTTGGACCATTTGGTTGTTGGGTGATGTGTTGTGGTTGATTTGGTTGGGAAAGAAGATCTTTTCCTCCGACGAAGATTGAAAACAACAAATGTGGCTTCTCCCAACGAGATGGTGCTCGTGTTGGTGGCAATCCATGCACCAATCCTGGCGTACTTCAACAGTGGCAGTGTGGACGGTGTCGGCGTCATGGTTGGTTTTCTTCATGTGTGTCCTGCTTGGCGTCGACCTAGTGGGAACTGGGCTAATGTTTGTTACTTGGGCTTGAGTTCTACTAGGTTGACCAGAGGTAAAACATTTGGGCTTCCTAAATTTTGGTTTCAGATTTGGGATCTAGGTGGCTTTACGATAAAAATTTGGGTCCTAAGAGTTTACTTAGTTCGGTACCAGTTTTTTTCTTGGGATCAATACTTGCGAGGAACTGCCGGGATTATTGATCGAAGGTTGTCAGTGAGTCTAATGGATGCCGCGGAAAAATTTATTATCAGTATTTTATTAGTTCACTCAATAGGTAATTAAGTTGTATTACATTTTAGCGATGTCTCTTTTAGACGACTCACTCTCTTCATGGAGGCAATTCAATTTGTAGCTGTGGGCTTTTGGCAGAGATTGTTTATAGATCTACGGTCGGTGGGTGGGGGGTCTCGCATAGGCTTCTTCCTCAATTGGCTCCTAGGAGGCGGAAGACCTCTGTTAGCGAGGAAGCATTTCGTGGTTTTGGACCATTTGGTTGTTGGGTGATGTGTTGTGGTTGATTTGGTTGGGAAAGAAGATCTTTTTCTCTGACAAAGATTGAAAACAACAAATGTGGCTTCTCCCAACGAGATGGTGCTCGTGTTGGTGGCAATCCACCAATCCCAGCGTACTTCAACAGTGATGGCGTGGTTGGTGTCGGCACCATGGTTGATTGTCTTCATGTGTGTCCTGCTTGGGGTCGACCTACTGGCAACTGGGCTCATGTTTGTTACTTGGGCTTCAGTTCTAGTAGGTTGACTAGAGGCAAAACATTTGGGCTTCCTAAATTTTGGTTTCGGATTTGGGATCTAGGTGGCTTTATGATAAAAATTTGGGTCCCAAGAGGTTTCTTAGTTCGGTATCAATTTTTTTCGTGGGATCAATACTTGCGAGGAACTGCCGGGATTATTGATCGAAGGTTGTCAACGAGTATTCTAATGGATGCCGCAGAAAAATTTATTGTCAGTATTTTATTAGTTCATTCAATAGGCTAGGTAACAATTAAGTTGTATTACGTTTTAGCGGTATCTCTTTTAGATTGCTCTGCAAGGGTCACTGTGTAATATGGCTTGTGCTTATTAAATAAAATCGTCTAACCTCTTTTCAATTTAAAAAAAAAAAAAAAAAAAAAGACCCTGCCATGTTGATGTTAACATTCAAAATTTTAGATAATCAGTTTCCATTTTCTATTATTGCATTTAAAATAGCCGCGGAATCTTTTAGATTCATTGTGTGTGATATATAGTGTAGCTTTGTTAGAAGATTTGGCATTTATGTAATCAGATACGACGTATCCATCTTTATAGAATCATTCTACACAAATGCAAGTTTATTTGGTAAAAAACTGAAACAAAATCTACCTTTTTACACAACTGTTCCTATCCATTAACAGTGCAACTAACTATGAAATCTTACGGCTTAGATTGTCAGCTAATTATCTCTACTCACATTTTAGTCCATACATTTTAGACAATGTTAAATGAACTTATATAGAATCAAATTCCCACTGCTAGATGTGGATACCACTAGCTTCCCAAATGTGCATCTATGTCTTCAACATGCATTAATTGTCCTAGGATAGGTATTAGCAGTAGTATATAAACATGCAAGCACAATACATATCAGTTCATGATGATAGGTATCTGCTAAATCTACACACTCTTGTCATCTAGAAATGGAGGAAGTAGAGGTAGTCATAGTAGGTGCAGGTCCTGCTGGTCTAGCAACCTCTGCATGTCTTAACCGCCTTAATATCTCAAATGTCATACTCGAAAGAGAAGATTGCTATGCTTCTCTTTGGAAGAAAAGGTCATATGATCGTTTGAAGCTTCACTTAGCAAAGCAATTTTGTGCACTACCCTACAAGCCCTTTCCTAAAGATGCACCCAGATATATGCCTAGGAGAGAGTTTATTCAATACCTAGATAATTATGTATCCACCTTCAACATAAACCCTCTTTACCACAGAGGTGTGGAGACCGCTTTCTTCAATGATTATGCAGGAAAATGGTATGTCGTTGTCAACAACACACGACAGGGTGTACAAGAAACCTACTGTGGGCAGTTTCTTGTGGTAGCAAGTGGTGAAAATGGTGAAGGCTATGTTCCTGAAATTAAAGGTTTGGATACCTTCAATGGTGAATTCATTCACTCGAGCAAGTATGACAATGGATTGAAGTACCGTGGGAAAGATGTGTTGGTTGTCGGATCAGGAAATTCCGGAATGGAAATTGCCTATGATTTATCTAATTACGGGGCAAATACTTCCATTGTTATTCGTAGCCTGGTAAAGTTTCCTTACCTACTATAAAAATTAAATTCATTTCTTCAAAAAAAAAATCATATAGAATTATTTAATTGTTATTCTTCATGGTTTCGATCTAGATCTCATACCAACTTTGATATTAATTACAGACACATGTTCTTACCAAAGAAATTGTGTTCCTTGGAATGGTTCTGTCCAAATACCTTCCCGTTAAAGTGATCGATGGCATTGTTAAGTATTAAGCAAACTGAGATTTGGAAATTTATCCAAGTATGGAATTCATGAGCCAACTATGGGACCATTTTATCTTAAGGAACACAATGGTCAAGCCCCCATCGTCGATGTTGGGAGCATTGAAAAGATCAAGCGTGGAGAAATCAAGGTACATATGCAGAAATAGATACGCATTCGTAAGTTATATCTATATATTATCTTCACTACAATTTCCACATCAATCACTTGCGTTATAGTCACAAACCATGGGATATCGATGCTGGGGAAAATTTTCCCACACGTATTCATCTCAATCTAAACCAGTGATTACTGTGGACAAAAACCGAAAGAGGTTCAGCCGTAACCTAACATAGCCTCGATACATCATTTTAGTCAACCTCAAGATGAAAATAACCTTACCCTATCCAGGGACGGAGCCAGGCTTGTAAGGCAGGGGGTCCAACTTAAAATGCTCAATAACAAGTTTCTTGCTCATAAAAAGAACAACCATAAAATTTTAGTAGAGAAAGCTAAAGGAAAAAATTTGATATCATGATTAGTATAATTGGATAACACAAAATTGGAACTTATTAGATGTTAAAACTTGAAAGAAGTTGTTTTTCGTTATATTAGCAAGGTCCAGTAGTAAATTGAGAGCAAAACAAGATGTAATTAAGATACTTAAGAAACTAGGGGGGTCCGGACCCTTCGGACCGTAACGTAAGTCCGTCCCTGACTCTATCTAATACTATATACAAAAACTGTCAGCATATATACATGTAGAGACAACCTCTACATTACATTTGGAATGGTTCATTCCAAATACATCAATCTCTATCATTAATTTTCTTTAAAACCAACAAATATATAATGGTAGATTTCTTTCTTATTTGTTTATAATTTTGATAACCATCAAATCTTCTTGATTAGGTTCTGCCATCCAAAACAATTAAGCATAAAAGGAAAAGAAATTCAATTTGAAAATGGCTACCAGAAGTGTTATGATGCTATAATATTTGCTACAGGCTACAAAAGCACTGTGCTTAAGTGGCTCAAGGTATGTATATCTTTTATTTTTTTATGAGTACTTTTATAAAATAGACTTTTGTTTAAGGAAAATACTCTCTTCTCTATAGGTTTTTCCTTCAAAATTAACATATAATTATTTGTTTTACTGATCGTTTATAGGATGACAACTATCTGTTTAGTGACAATGGAATGCCGAAGAGAAGTTTCCCTAACCACTGGAAGTCAGAAAATGGTCTTTACTGTGCTGGGTTCTCAAGGCGTGGACTGTTTGGAATTTCGCATGATACACAGAAAATAGCAAATGATATCAGTTTCTCTCTTAGCCAGAATAAAAAGGGAATTTGATCCTTCCACATATTAATTAATGTATTGGAGCTAGGGTGACCTATGTAATTTACAATAATCAGGACCCAAGAGGGTCAGAATAATATTGCTAGATATATGAAAACCCAATAAGTAAATGTTCAATTTTATAATCCGAATTGTCTTTTGCAAACTACAGATATTACATTTGGTCGCTCTAATTCCTTCACACTCAGAATTTTTGCTCATCCATTCCTTTATAGGC
The window above is part of the Fragaria vesca subsp. vesca linkage group LG2, FraVesHawaii_1.0, whole genome shotgun sequence genome. Proteins encoded here:
- the LOC101294916 gene encoding uncharacterized protein LOC101294916, giving the protein MWFEKNTKKKMQVKCQWGCPFYMYASNVKRFGPDNMVVKTLNPQHICSPIVTSHFLTYRRVAKEVKERLLVDEDWWSRKGIHKHIKDTYNMDVPMQTITRGKRAAMKMIEGPYIEQYNKLAAYRKELLRSNPRSTVEIMTEMDGLVRRFKMMYIFFQACKEGWMKGCRPLIGLDGCHIKAHHPGQLLTAIGVDANNGIFPIAYAMVERESEETWTWFLEYLQQDVKIERDSSYVFMTDKQKGLDNALKGYYFVLKIFV